The proteins below come from a single Lineus longissimus chromosome 5, tnLinLong1.2, whole genome shotgun sequence genomic window:
- the LOC135488519 gene encoding uncharacterized protein LOC135488519: MRAPTILDLSEFLRKKVRAKCDPDFGDLRSTETKGNYGSNSGNSGSGKHDRRSFAAQAVRDKVLECYICSEPHKVPECPTFVSNSISERQNLAKTHNLCYSCLIKGHRSQDCRGKRKRGKGGCTRWHHVLLHVDSPPPGPWPDPPATDSSRPTVGVAKAALDKGGILPVVRVQVRSENGRVKEGNVLLDSGSTTNIVRSDFAKGLGLQGRIEPVEVLVVGGSPHSQQNSRRLKFWLSHLDGGEEHLVEAHEMDCTVSGVPPLNEDYLRSFSHLSDLDLSHPGGPIDLILGVQYSHLHSEEEVRRGLDFEPVAKRVPLGWYVIGAEGKAPKRVSVNLVRKLAPSMSDLYDLEVLGVRAPSCSCPIEPMSSEDRKALELLESSVSHDGDRYMIGPPWRRDPCLLPDNYSLAEKRLYSLEKSLSRDSDKASLYNHAVQEYLDKGWAVKAGPRETDKRPVYYLPHHGVYRPDKPSTPLRIVFDPASRFQGVSLNSFLYKGPNLIGNLLGVLLRFREDLIAIVGDISKMFLQIRLKPEDTEVHRFLWRNLDDTREPEIYKLTRVAFGDKSSPDMASLVMLKIAERHETSHPDAAQILKRDRYMDDLIHSCEQTSQAKGRMGDLDEILDTGKFGIKIWYSNLAGKESMSQKSEACVGESVDLGGGGDSVKTLGVSWNHKSDMIHFRVKDPPSESLTKRLVLSYMSTLFDPLGLATPVTVTAKIAMQDIWRIKELGWDTNLPPDQVKRWSKIFADFKQLETSVVIPRSVKPVDALGQPQLHVFVDASLHAYGACGYMLWPMPDGISVRLYSSKARVAPLHQTTVPRLQLMAALIGSRLAKTIHTELRTKPDVHLWSDSQIVLHWVKSESLSLKQFVGVRVAEIQSTWDPSLWKYVPTALNPADDLTRGLRPDEMTGRWIEGPDFLKRGEMHWPDQTSLKLADVDSEKKPDREFPKMSSAVVKIVPPIKSYAYSSWPRLITVTALCLRFIGNLKAKVKKEDGRTGELEPGEREKAEEYWISTAQEELTDWHTRCKDLAPFRDSEGMLRVGGRLRKSPLSYDENHPFLLPSSNHISKLLMRDVH, translated from the coding sequence ATGCGTGCGCCGACCATCTTGGACCTGTCTGAATTCCTGCGCAAGAAAGTCCGGGCAAAATGCGACCCAGATTTCGGTGACCTACGCTCGACAGAGACCAAGGGTAATTATGGTAGCAACAGTGGCAATAGTGGCAGTGGTAAGCATGACAGGCGCTCCTTTGCTGCACAGGCAGTGAGGGACAAAGTTTTAGAATGCTATATTTGCTCGGAGCCACACAAGGTTCCCGAGTGCCCCACCTTTGTCAGCAATTCAATCTCTGAGCGTCAGAATCTTGCTAAGACTCATAACCTGTGTTATTCCTGCCTCATCAAGGGCCATCGTTCACAGGATTGTAGGGGGAAGAGAAAGCGTGGGAAAGGTGGCTGCACTAGGTGGCATCATGTCTTGCTTCATGTAGATTCCCCACCTCCCGGTCCTTGGCCAGATCCTCCTGCTACAGATTCTTCCAGGCCTACTGTTGGTGTCGCCAAGGCTGCTCTTGACAAAGGTGGCATCTTGCCTGTGGTTAGAGTTCAGGTCAGGTCGGAGAATGGCAGGGTGAAGGAGGGCAATGTTTTGCTGGATTCAGGGTCGACCACCAATATTGTGCGGAGTGATTTTGCTAAGGGATTAGGCCTACAAGGTAGAATTGAGCCTGTTGAGGTTTTGGTGGTTGGTGGTTCCCCACATAGTCAACAGAACAGTCGTAGATTGAAATTCTGGCTTTCCCACTTGGATGGGGGAGAAGAGCATCTGGTCGAGGCCCATGAGATGGATTGCACTGTATCCGGGGTTCCTCCCTTGAATGAGGACTATTTGCGCTCTTTCTCCCATCTCAGTGATCTGGACTTGTCTCATCCTGGGGGTCCAATTGATCTCATCCTGGGGGTTCAGTATAGTCACCTACACTCTGAAGAGGAAGTTAGGCGAGGCTTGGATTTTGAACCTGTTGCAAAACGAGTCCCACTTGGATGGTATGTCATAGGGGCTGAAGGAAAGGCTCCTAAGCGGGTGTCAGTCAATCTTGTCAGAAAACTTGCCCCGTCTATGTCTGACCTGTATGATCTTGAAGTGTTGGGAGTTAGAGCCCCAAGCTGTTCCTGTCCCATTGAGCCCATGTCATCAGAAGACCGTAAGGCTCTGGAGCTTCTGGAAAGCTCTGTCAGCCATGATGGCGATCGCTACATGATCGGTCCGCCTTGGAGAAGAGATCCTTGTCTCTTGCCTGACAACTACAGTCTTGCTGAGAAAAGACTGTACTCCCTTGAGAAGAGCTTGTCTCGAGACTCTGACAAAGCCTCTTTGTACAATCATGCTGTGCAAGAATACCTTGACAAGGGTTGGGCTGTCAAGGCAGGGCCCCGAGAGACTGACAAGAGACCGGTATATTACCTTCCACACCATGGGGTGTACCGTCCTGATAAGCCCAGCACCCCACTGAGGATTGTCTTTGATCCAGCGTCTAGGTTCCAAGGTGTCTCCCTGAATTCCTTCCTTTACAAGGGACCCAACTTGATTGGCAATTTGTTGGGGGTGCTGCTCAGGTTCCGTGAGGACTTGATCGCTATTGTGGGGGATATCTCTAAAATGTTCTTGCAGATAAGACTAAAACCTGAAGACACCGAAGTTCATCGTTTCCTATGGAGGAATCTAGATGACACGAGAGAGCCAGAGATCTACAAACTTACCAGGGTGGCCTTTGGTGACAAGTCTTCCCCTGATATGGCAAGCCTGGTGATGCTGAAGATCGCGGAACGCCACGAGACATCCCACCCCGATGCAGCCCAGATCCTGAAGCGAGACCGGTATATGGATGATTTGATCCATTCGTGCGAACAGACGAGCCAGGCCAAGGGCAGGATGGGTGATCTGGACGAGATCCTGGACACTGGGAAGTTTGGGATCAAGATCTGGTATAGTAACTTGGCTGGTAAGGAGTCAATGAGTCAGAAGTCTGAGGCATGTGTTGGTGAGTCTGTTGATCTCGGAGGTGGTGGTGATAGCGTCAAGACTCTAGGTGTCTCCTGGAATCATAAGTCTGATATGATTCATTTCCGGGTCAAGGACCCCCCTTCTGAGTCTCTGACGAAGAGGTTGGTGCTGTCATACATGTCCACTCTGTTTGATCCTCTTGGTCTGGCGACCCCTGTCACGGTCACAGCCAAGATTGCTATGCAAGATATCTGGAGAATCAAGGAACTTGGTTGGGACACCAATCTACCACCGGACCAGGTAAAGAGGTGGAGCAAGATTTTCGCGGATTTCAAGCAGCTAGAAACGTCTGTTGTCATCCCCAGGTCTGTCAAGCCTGTAGACGCGTTGGGACAACCCCAACTTCATGTGTTTGTTGACGCCAGCCTGCATGCATATGGTGCCTGCGGCTACATGTTGTGGCCAATGCCAGATGGCATTAGTGTCCGTCTGTACTCGTCAAAGGCAAGGGTGGCCCCGCTACACCAGACTACGGTGCCACGCCTTCAGTTGATGGCGGCTCTCATTGGTTCCCGTCTTGCCAAGACCATCCATACTGAGTTGCGCACCAAGCCTGATGTTCATTTGTGGTCTGATTCTCAGATAGTTCTTCATTGGGTGAAGTCTGAGTCGCTCTCTTTGAAACAGTTTGTTGGCGTACGCGTTGCTGAGATTCAGTCCACCTGGGATCCCTCGTTATGGAAGTATGTGCCCACAGCCCTAAATCCAGCAGATGATCTTACCAGAGGACTCAGGCCAGATGAGATGACAGGTCGTTGGATTGAAGGACCGGATTTCCTGAAAAGGGGAGAGATGCATTGGCCAGACCAGACATCACTGAAGTTAGCTGATGTGGATAGCGAGAAGAAACCAGACCGAGAATTTCCCAAGATGTCTTCAGCGGTTGTGAAGATTGTCCCACCGATCAAGAGCTACGCCTATTCGAGTTGGCCCAGACTCATCACGGTGACAGCCCTTTGTCTTCGCTTCATTGGGAATCTCAAGGCCAAGGTCAAGAAAGAAGATGGAAGGACTGGAGAACTCGAACCGGGGGAACGCGAGAAAGCTGAGGAATACTGGATCTCTACTGCCCAGGAGGAGTTGACTGACTGGCATACACGCTGCAAGGACCTCGCTCCCTTTCGAGACAGTGAGGGAATGCTCAGGGTTGGGGGTCGTCTTCGCAAGTCCCCTCTGTCCTATGATGAAAACCATCCCTTTCTCCTTCCCTCTTCGAACCACATTTCCAAGTTGTTGATGAGAGATGTCCATTAG